GCTTGCTCATCGTCTCGTCGATGTCTGCAGGATCGATGACGAAGTCGTAACCTGCCTGGGTGAGCAGCTCACGCCGGCGCGGGGATGAGGACGCCAGCACGAGTCGCGACGCAAGCATCGCTGCATTCTTCGAGCCGCTGCGGTAAAGTCAACGACCTGCATGAAGACCAAGAGCCGCCGTCCCGCCCGCACACGCATCGCTTTGTGGACCTGCTTCTGCGCGCTCGGTGCATGCGGCGCCGGCGGCGAGGGAGCGGTCGCCGCGGAGGCGGGTCGCCCGGTCGTCCGCCTCGCGCAGGCGAGCACGGCGGCGGCGGAGAGCGTTTCCCCGCGCGCCGCCAGCAGCATTGCCAACGTGCAGCGATCCGAGCTCGGTCGCGCACTGGCCTTGATGGACACCGACGCTCCCGCGAGCGCGGCGGCGCTCGAGGCGCTGCAGGAGAAGCTGCCGTTCCTCGAGGACGTGCTGCTGTACTACGGAGCCGCCGCTCGCGCGCGCTTCGACAAGGTTGCCGCGCGCGAGCGCCTCGAGCGCTTTCTCGACAAGCATTCGTCCTCGGTGCTGGTGCCGGAGGCGGTCGAGATGCTGGCCGAGCTCCTGGAATCGCAGGAGGACGTCGAGCACGTGCTCGACTTGGCCGACCGCCACGGCCGCACGGGCAAGCCCGACCGCGGATCCGCCCGCGCGTGCCTGGCCGCCGGCCGCATGCTCGCCGCCGAGCAGCCGCAGGACGCCGTTTCGTACCTGGAATGCGCCCGCGCACGCGCGCCGATGAGCAGCATCGGGCGCAGCGCCTTCGAGGCCCTCAGCGCGATCCGCAAGAAGCACGCGCAGCTGCGTCCCACCTCCGAGGCCGCGATGATGGCCGAGGTGCGGCAGCTGGGGCGCGAAGGCCGCACCCAGGAACAGGCGCGCATGATCGAGGAGCTGCTGTCAGCCTACCCCTCGACCTCCCATCACACCGAAGCGGTGCTGGCGTACGCGCGCACCATCGTCGCCAGCACGGGCAAGCTGGCAGCGGCCGAATATCTGGACCGCCGCGTGGACGAAGCACGCAGCGACAACGCGCGCGCGCGGCTGCTGTACGAGGCGGCGACGTACCGGTGGAACGACAATCACGATGCGGCCGCGCGCGTCGGGTTCGAGCGCATGCTGGCGCTCGGCACCGGCATTCCCGAAGAGCAGCAGGCGCTGTACGCCATGGCTCGCATCGATGATGCGGCCGGCCGCAACGCGCAGGCCATCGACGCGTACGGCAAGGCCGCGGCGCGTGCGCACGGTGCGACCCGCGCCGAGAGCCTGTGGCGGCAGGGCTGGGTCGCCTATCGAGCGAAGGACTGGGCGCTGGCGGAGAAGTTCTATCGCGCGATGGCCGCATCGGCTGCACCCGGCTCCGAAGACGATGGCCGAGCCGAAGCGTTGTACTGGGGCGCCCGCTCGCTCGAGCGGCTGGGACGACGCGACGAGGCGATTGCCAACTACGAAGCGCTGCTCAGCGAGTTTCCGCTCGGCTACTACGCCTCCCTGGCGGAGAAGCGGCTTGGACGACGCATGCCGCTGACGCCGGTGGCCGAGCCCGAGGAGGCGACGCTCGGCTCGCTGCCGCGGGACGCCGACGCGGCGCTGCAGCGGGTCCAGACGCTGCGTCAGGCTGGCCTCGAGACGCTGGCCGCGCGCGATCTGCAGGCCCGCCTTGCCAGGTTCGACGGCAGGACGCGTGCAGCCCTGCTGCCCTCGCTCCAGCGCGTCGGCGCCTACGACACGGCGCTGCAGCTGGCCGCCGAGCTGCACAAGAAGGGCGACATCTCGCGCGAGCAGGCGCGGCCGTATCTCTATCCGCGCGCGCACGCGGAGATCGTCGAGCGCGAGGCCACTCGCGCCGGCATCGACCCGGTCATGGTCTACGCGCTCATGCGGCAGGAGTCTGCGTTCGCGCCGCAAGCTGTCTCCTCGGCCAATGCGCTCGGCCTGATGCAGCTGCTCGAGAGCACGGCCACGCGCGTGGCGAGCAAGCGCGGCATCAACCCGCCGGAACGCTCGGACCTGTTCGAGCCGGCGGTCAACATCCGCCTCGGCGTGGCCTACCTCGCCGAGCTGTCGCAGCAGTTCGCCGGCAATCCTCCGCTCATGCTGGCCGCCTACAATGCCGGCGAGAATGCGGCGCAGCGCTGGCAGAGCCTCGTGGCAGCGTGGGACGAGGACGAGATGATCGAGCAGATCTCGTATCGCGAGACGCGTGCGTACGTGAAGTCCGTGCTGCGCAACATGCGCAATTACCGGCGGCTGTATCCGGACGTCGCAGGGGGGCTGGCGCGCGGCGGACGCCGATAGCGGACCGACTGCTGCGTCCCGTGCGCTCAGGCCTGCATCATGCGGAAGCGGCGGCTGCGGGGGCGGATGCCTGCTCGGGCTCGAACGCCTTCAGCAGATTTCTCGGGAGGTTGCCGAACGCTCCGTTGGACATGCAGATGGCAACGTCGCCTGGGGCCAACTCGGTGGCGAGGCGGGCCAGGATCTCGTCGGGGCCCGCGGCAGTCCAGGCATGGATGCCGCGCGTGCGAAGGTCCTCGACGATGCGTGCCGTCGAGAGCATCTCGTGCTCGGCCAGAGGATCGTTGTCCTTGCGATAGACTTCGCTGATCGCGACGGCGTCGGCCTTGGCCAGCGCTTCGGTGAAGTCCTGCTGGAAGACGGCGCGGCGGCTGGTATTGGAGCGCGGCTCGAAGACGGCCACCAGCCTTCTTCCAGGAAAGCGGCCGCGGATCGCTTCCATCGTCATCGCCACGGCGGTGGGGTGATGAGCGAAATCGTCGACGACGGTGACGCCGCCCGCCTCGCCGACAATCTCCTGTCGGCGTGCCGCGCCGCGGTAGGAAGCCAGACCCTTCTCCATCGCAGAAGCGTCGACGCCGAGCTCGCGAGCCAGCGCATACACGGCCGTGGCGTTGAGCGCGTTCATCGAGCCGACCAGCGACAGGCGCAGACGTGCCTGCGGGCGGCCCTTCCAGCACGCGTCGAACGCGGTTCCGGCCGGCGTGACCTGAATGTTGCGCGGCTGCCAGCCGCCTTCGGCGCTCAGCCCGTAAGGGACGAAGCGATAGGTGCCCGCCTCGGCGATCGCTTCGAGCAGGTGCGGATAGTCGACGCAGCCGACCAGCGGCGCATCGCTCGGCAGAATGCCGGCCAGGCGCCGGAACGAGCTCTTGACGTGCTCGAGGTCCGTGTAGATGTCGGCGTGGTCGAACTCGACGCTCGTCAGGATGACGGCCGAAGGGTCGTAGTGCAGGAACTTGGGCCCCTTGTCGAAGTAGGCGGTGTCGTACTCATCGCCTTCGACGACGAAGAACTCGCCGTTGCCTGCCGATGTCAGCTTTCCGAGATCCCGGACCAGGCCGCCGACGAGATACCCCGGCTCCAGCCCGGCCACGTTCAGGCAATGCGCGAGCATCCCGGTGGTCGTCGTCTTGCCGTGAGTGCCGGCAATCACCAGCGAGCGCTTGCCGGCAAGGAAGAAGCGCTTGAGCGCGGCGGGAAAGGAGGTCTTCTCGATGCCCAGCGCCTCGACGGCCATCGCCTCCGGGTTGGTGCGCGGTACGGCGTTGCCGATGATCACGAGGTCGGGGCGCGGATCGAGGTTGGCTGCGCTGAACCCCAGCTTCACCTCGATGCCGGCATTGCGCAGCATGTCGCCCATGGGCGGATAGGCGGCGTTGTCCGATCCCGTCACACGCATGCCCGCATCGCGAAGCATGACGGCCATCGGCGCCATGCCGACGCCACAGATTGCGATCAGGTGTACGTGGCGAATCTGCTTCTCGTCGTTCATCTGCGAATCCATCCTCTCCGCCGCCTCACTCTTGGATGACCATTGCTGCGCGGTCAGCCGGTCGCCGCGCCGTCTCGTCCGCGCCTCACGCGCGGCTCTTCTTCCCCGCCCGCTCCGCGTCGACCGCCGCGAGGACCGCGTCGTGGAATCGCGGACGCAACGCGCGAATACCGCTCCCCGTTGTATCGGATGCGACGCGGTTCGTCAGCAACAGTACGTGCACTGCGCGACGCCGGTCGATCCAGACGGAGGTCCCGGTGTACCCGAGATGCCCCACGGCCTGAGCGGAGATCCTCGTTCCGGCCGAGCTCGCACCCGCGGATGGCGTGTCCCAGCCGAGCACCCACGTGCCGGGCTCGTCGGAGAACTGGCGTCGCCACGCATAGCGCACGACCCGCGCATCCAGAACGCGTCCGTGGTCGTAGCTGGCGTCGATCCATTCGCGCGCCAGCCTCTCGGCGGCTGAGACGGTCGCGAAGAGGCCGGCATGCGAGGTGATGCCGCCGAGCGCATAGGAGTTCTGATCCTGCACGACGCCGTGGACGAGGCGGCCGCGCCAGGCGCAGTGGCCGGTGGCAGCGGTTCGTTGCAGCGGCAGCGGAGAGCGGCCGGCGGCGGCGGCGGCCACGTCGACGTACCAGGCCTCGCCAACGCCGAGCGGCTCCAGCAGCATCTCCCTGGCCAGCACGTCGATTCGCTTCTCGGTCACACGCTCGAGCGCGCAGCCGAGAACGAGAAAGCCGATGTCGCTGTAGACGCTGCCGCTGCCGGGATCGCGCTCGAGCGGCTCCTGCAGGACTGCAGCAAGGATCTCTTCACGGCGCCGCGCGGCACCCGAAGCCGACGAGACGTCGGGCGCGAGGCCTTCGTAGAAGCGCCGATGTGCCGGCAGACCCGAGTCGTGCCGCAGAAGGTGGCGGATGGTGACGTTGCCGCGACGCGGGTCGTCGCTGCGCGCGAACTGCGGCACCAGATCGACGATGCGGTCGGTGAAGCGCAGCAGGCCGCGCTGTGCCAGCAGGATCGTGATTGCCGCCGTGATCAACGGCTTGGTCAACGACGCAAGGTCCCAGACCGTATCGATGCCCACCGCCGCGTCGGCGCCGGGAATCGCCAGAGTTCCGGTGGCATGCTCGAACACCGTTCCACGCCGGTCGCTCACTCTGGCGCACGCACCAGGAAAGACGCCGTCGCCAACGGCGGCATCCAGCATCGCCGCGACCTCGCACCAGAGCGCGCTCACGGACGCTCGAACGGCGACTCGAGCAGCGAAACTGCGGCACTCTTCACGCTCGCGTCGATCCCGACCATGCAGCCCATGGGCAGCACCGTATTGCCGGTGCCGTGGCCCGCATCCAGCCCCACCACCACCGGGCAATCCAGGCCGGCGACGGCCTCGAGCGCGATCTCGCGCAGGATATCTTCGCCCTGCCCGTCGTCGCAGTCGTGGAAGGAGCCGAGGACGATGCCGGCGACGTGGTCGAGCTTGCCGGCATTGCGGAGGTGGGTGAGCATGCGGTCGATGCGGTAGGGCTTCTCGGCCACGTCTTCGAGGAACAGTACCGCGCCGTCGGTGCGGACCTCGTAGGGCGTTCCCAGCGTCGTCACCAGAACCGACAGGCAGCCGCCGATCAGCGGGCCGCGCCCCGAGCCCGGCCGCCATGTCTGAAGGCGCTCACCGTCCCACCAGCCATCTTCGTCGAACAGCGCCGAGCGGAAGCGCTCCCGCTGCAGCGCGGTCAGCCGCGGAAGGTCGGCGCCAACCATGGGACCGTGGAAACACACCAGGCCGGCCTCGGCCACGAGGCGGCCGAGCAGCAACGTGACGTCGCTGAAACCGACGAAGATCTTGGGATGATCGGCGGCAACGGCCGCATCGAACAGGCCGTGCAGGCGCGAGGAGCCGTAGCCGCCGCGGACGCAAAAGATGGCCGCGACGTCGGTCCGCGCGAACAGCTGGCTCAGGTGGGCGGCGCGGGCGGAATCGGTTCCTGACAGGTACCGGACCGGCTCGGGCGGCGGGGGCGGCTCCACGCGAAGCCCCCAACCCTCCAGAATCGCGATGCCTCGTTCGAGGCAATCGGCGTCGGCAAAGCCCGCCGGCGCGGTCACCGCCACCGTGTCGCCCTGTCGTAGCGGGCGGGGTTTGCGCTGCGCGCGCACGGGCATTTCGCTCACGGGAGGAGCCGTTGTAACGGCCGTTCCCCAGGCGGTCAACGGGCCGGGTTGATCGCGTCGGCGACAAAATCCATGTTCTGCGACCGTGGCGAGCCGCGAGGAGATCCAGAAGCTGGCGGTGGCGATCGCGACCGACCTGTGTCGCGAGGACCCGCCCGTGGTGCGCGGCGAGATGTCCAAAGTGGCGGCGGCCGTGGCCAACGCCATCGCCGCCAATTTCGCCGAGGAAGCCCGGATCGAGCGCGAGGTCGAGGAGACGCTGCAAGCGATGGGGCGCCAGGCGGCCGACCTCGATCCGGCCAAGCTGCGCCGCGGCGTTCGCGAGCGCATCGCCAGGCAGAAGGGTTTCGTACTGTGACGGCGGAGGCCTGAGGATGGAGCGGCAGCTGAGCGAGGCGCGCGTCGAGGCGCTGTCCATTGCCATCGCCAAGGCGCTGGCCGCGGCGCCCGGAGTGCAGGTGCTCGACCATGGCGGCGCCGTCCGACGCATCGCGGCCCGCCTGCAGGCGAGCGTCGGGGCCGAAGGCGAGTCCCTGGACAAGGCGGTCCGGGCACGGATCGCTTCGTTGTCGCGTTCGGTCCCAGAGGGAAGCCGGGAATGGGACGTTCTCTACCGGCAGTATTCCCAGCAGCTCTCCCGGCGGCGATAGGAGGCCCGGCGCGAGCTGCCGCGGCCGTCATGCGGCCGCGGAATTTTCAAGAGCTACACCTTGACAGAACAGGGCCCGGCCTTAGCTGAGCCGTGTCTACCCACTCGCAACCCGTCTTTCGGGAACTCAAATTTCGATCGGCCAAGGCCGAAAAACAGTCAGGAGGCTTCGAGAAGCGATGAACATTCGCCCACTATACGACCGGATCCTGGTTCGTCGGGTCCAGGAAGAAGAAAAGACCGCCGGCGGCATCATCATCCCCGACACCGCGAAGGAAAAGCCGCAGGAAGGCAAGGTGGTTGCGGTCGGCGACGGCCGCATCGATGACGACGGCAAGCTCCGCAAGCTGACCGTCAAGAAGGGCGACCGCATCCTGTTCGGCAAGTACTCCGGCAGCGAAGTCACTCTCAATGGGGTCGAGCACCTGATCATGCGCGAGGATGACGTCCTCGGCGTCCTCGAATAACCCCGAACACGAAATTCCACGGAGGAAGATTCCAGCCATGCCCAAGATCGTAAATTTCAGCCAAGAATCGCGCGACAAGCTCCTGCGCGGAGTCAACATCCTCGCTGATGCCGTCACCGTCACCCTCGGACCACGCGGCCGCAACGTCTGCCTCGAGAAGTCCTGGGGCGCTCCCACCGTCACCAAGGACGGCGTGTCGGTCGCCAAGGAGATCGAGCTCGAGGACAAGTTCGAGAACATGGGGGCGCAGATGGTCAAGGAAGTCGCTTCGAAGACTTCCGACGTCGCCGGCGACGGCACCACTACCGCCACCGTTCTCGCACGCGCCATCTTCAGTGAAGGCGCCAAGATGGTCGCCGCCGGCCACGACCCGATGTCGCTCAAGCGCGGCATCGACAAGGCGGTCGAAGCAGTGATGCAGGAGCTGAAGAAGCTCTCCAAGCCGACCAAGAGCCGCGAAGAGATCGCGCAGGTCGGCACCATCTCGGCCAACTCCGATCGCACCATCGGCGACATCATCGCCGAGGCCATGGACAAGGTCGGCAAGGAAGGCGTCATCACTGTCGAGGAGAACAAGGCCCTGGAAACCACGCTCGACGTGGTCGAGGGCATGCAGTTCGACCGCGGCTACCTGTCGCCCTACTTCGTCACCGACCCCGAGCGCATGACGGCCCAGCTCGATGACGCGCTCATTCTCATCAACGAGAAGAAGATCTCCAACATGAAGGAGATGCTGCCGGTGCTCGAGGCGATCGCGAAGGCCGGCCGGCCGCTGCTGCTGATCGCCGAGGACATCGAGGGCGAGGCTCTGGCGACCCTGGTCGTCAACAAGATCCGCGGCACGCTCAGCGTGGTTGCGGTGAAGGCCCCGGGCTTCGGCGACCGCCGCAAGGAAATGCTCAAGGACATCGCCACGCTCACCGGCGGCAAGGTGATCTCCGAGGAGCTCGGCCTCAAGCTCGAGAATGTCACGCTGCAGGACCTCGGCCGTGCCAAGCGGATCTCGGTCGACAAGGACAACACGACCATCGTCGACGGTGCCGGCAAGAAGGCCGACATCGAAGGCCGCATCAACACGATCCGCAAGCAGATCGAGGAGACGACCTCCGACTACGACCGCGAGAAGCTGCAGGAGCGCCTGGCCAAGCTGGTTGGCGGCGTGGCGGTGATCAAGGTCGGCGCGGCCACCGAGGTGGAGATGAAGGAGAAGAAGGCGCGCGTCGAGGACGCACTGCACGCCACGCGTGCAGCCGTCGAGGAGGGCATCGTGCCGGGCGGCGGCGTCGCTCTGGTGCGCTGCCAGGCGGCGCTCGAGAACCTCAAGGGCGCCACGGACGAGGAGAACGTCGGCATTCGCATCCTGTCCCGATCCATCGAAGAGCCGACGCGCTGGATCGCTCGCAATGCGGGAGCCGAGCCCTCGATCGTCATCGACCGCATCCGCAACGGCAAAGGCGCCTACGGGTACAATGCCGCCACGGGTCAGTTCGAGGATCTGATCAAGGCCGGCATCGTCGATCCGACCAAGGTCGTGCGCACGGCGCTGCAGAACGCGTCCTCGGTCGCCGGCCTGATGCTGACCACCGAGGCCGCCGTCGCCGAAAAGCCCAAGGAAGATAAGGGTGCCGGCGCTGGAGCCGGAGCCCATGGCATGGGCGGCGGCATGGACATGATGTAGGAGTGGTCCGGCGCTTTGCTGCGGTTGGCTTGTGCGACCGTAGCGGCTACCTAGCAAAGCCCCCCGCCGCAGGCGCGGCGGGGGGCTTTTCGTTGGGATCCCGTCCCCACCGAGCCCCGCTGATTCTTTACAAAACCGGCGGATAGTGGTGAAAAACGTAATTCGTACTCAGGAGTAGAGGAAGTCGAATGTCCGTCAAGATCCGCCTCTCCAGGCATGGCAGCAAAAAGAGACCGTTCTACCGTGTGGTCGTCGCCGACGAGCGTGCACCGCGGGACGGCCGCAACCTGGTACAAGTGGGAACCTACAATCCGCTTGTGAATCCTGCCGAGGTGAGGCTCGACGCGGAGAAGATTGGCTCATGGCTCAAGAAGGGCGCGAAGCCGACACCGATCGTGGCCAAGCTTATGAAGCAAGCGGGCGTTCCGGCGTAAACGGAACCGTCTCCCTGCGAGAGCTGGTCGAATTCCTGGCCCGGAACCTCGTAACGCATCCGGACGCGGTCGAGGTCCACGAGAGCGCTAGCGAGCACGCGACGACTCTCGAGCTGCGCGTACACAAAGAAGATCTGGGAAGAGTCATCGGAAAGCAGGGCCGAACCGCCAAATCCCTGCGCACCATTCTCAACGCTGCCGCCTCGCGAACCAACCATAAAGCCGCCCTCGAAATCATCGAGGAGTAGCACCGACCGGCCTGCGGCCGGTCGATCGGCTTCGTCGGGCCCGCCCGTGCGCGCGGAAACGTCGCCCGACACCGCGGCCGGCGAGCGCGAGCTCGTCACCATCGGAACGATCGCGCGCCCCCATGGGCTGTCCGGCGCTGTTGTCGCTCACATCGACCCGACGATGACCGACGAGCTGCGTCGCGGCCTGCGCCTCGAGCTTCGGCACGGCCAGCAGAGCACGCAGGCGCGCGTGCGCAGCTTCGCTCCTGCACGGTCGGGCGTGCGGCTCGTGCTCGATGCGCTCGGCGACCGTGACGCCGCCGAAGCCGCCGTCGGGGCGGCGCTGCTGGTGGCGCGCTCGGATCTGCGCGGCGTCGGCAACCAGGTGTATCTGGACAGCGACATTCTCGGTTGCCACGTCTTCACACGCGACGGCGTGCCGCTCGGCGCCGTCGCCGAGATCCTGACCACCGGAGCCAACGACGTCTACGTCGTCCAGGGTGCCGGCGGCGAGATCCTCGTGCCCGCCATCGCCCGCGCCGTGGTCGCCGTGGATGTCGCCGAAAGGCGCATCACGGTCGAAGCCGACGCCCTCGAGTATCCTGCAGCCGCCGACCAGAAGGCGTCGCGCCGCGAGCCGCAGTCGTGATCGCGTTCGACGTCATCACGCTGTTTCCCGAGTTCATCGCCGCCGGCGCCGCGGTCGGCGTGCTCGGCCGCGCCGCCGAGCGCAACATCGTGGCGGTGCGCGCGCATCAGCTTCGCGACTATACCGGCGGCAGCCCGCATCCCGTCGACGATTCTCCGTACGGAGGCGGGCCCGGCATGGTCATGCGACCCGAGCCGATCTACGCCGCGGTCGAAGACATCGGCGCGCAATTCGCGCCCGCGCGGCGCATACTGCTGACGCCGCAGGGTCAGCCGTTCAACCAGGCGGCCGCGCGCAGGCTGGCCGCCGACCACCACTCGATCCTGCTGTTTTGTGGCCGCTACGAGGGCGTAGACGAGCGCGTGCGCGTGCTGTTCGACGAAGAAATCTCCATCGGCGACTACGTGCTCACCGGCGGGGAGCTCGGTGCGCTCGTCATCATCGATGCCGTCTCGCGCCTGGTCCCCGGCGTGCTCGGCAGCGAGCAATCGCCGGCCAGCGAGAGCTTCAGCGAGGCCGATCTTCTCGAGTATCCGCAGTACACGCGGCCGGCCGAGTTCCGCGGCATGGCGGTGCCTGCCGTGCTGAGCTCCGGCAATCATGCGGCCATCGAACGATGGCGGCGCGAGCAGGCGTTGGAGCGCACTCGCAAGCGG
This is a stretch of genomic DNA from Candidatus Limnocylindrales bacterium. It encodes these proteins:
- a CDS encoding lytic transglycosylase domain-containing protein, whose product is MKTKSRRPARTRIALWTCFCALGACGAGGEGAVAAEAGRPVVRLAQASTAAAESVSPRAASSIANVQRSELGRALALMDTDAPASAAALEALQEKLPFLEDVLLYYGAAARARFDKVAARERLERFLDKHSSSVLVPEAVEMLAELLESQEDVEHVLDLADRHGRTGKPDRGSARACLAAGRMLAAEQPQDAVSYLECARARAPMSSIGRSAFEALSAIRKKHAQLRPTSEAAMMAEVRQLGREGRTQEQARMIEELLSAYPSTSHHTEAVLAYARTIVASTGKLAAAEYLDRRVDEARSDNARARLLYEAATYRWNDNHDAAARVGFERMLALGTGIPEEQQALYAMARIDDAAGRNAQAIDAYGKAAARAHGATRAESLWRQGWVAYRAKDWALAEKFYRAMAASAAPGSEDDGRAEALYWGARSLERLGRRDEAIANYEALLSEFPLGYYASLAEKRLGRRMPLTPVAEPEEATLGSLPRDADAALQRVQTLRQAGLETLAARDLQARLARFDGRTRAALLPSLQRVGAYDTALQLAAELHKKGDISREQARPYLYPRAHAEIVEREATRAGIDPVMVYALMRQESAFAPQAVSSANALGLMQLLESTATRVASKRGINPPERSDLFEPAVNIRLGVAYLAELSQQFAGNPPLMLAAYNAGENAAQRWQSLVAAWDEDEMIEQISYRETRAYVKSVLRNMRNYRRLYPDVAGGLARGGRR
- a CDS encoding KH domain-containing protein; the encoded protein is MAQEGREADTDRGQAYEASGRSGVNGTVSLRELVEFLARNLVTHPDAVEVHESASEHATTLELRVHKEDLGRVIGKQGRTAKSLRTILNAAASRTNHKAALEIIEE
- a CDS encoding LD-carboxypeptidase, with product MPVRAQRKPRPLRQGDTVAVTAPAGFADADCLERGIAILEGWGLRVEPPPPPEPVRYLSGTDSARAAHLSQLFARTDVAAIFCVRGGYGSSRLHGLFDAAVAADHPKIFVGFSDVTLLLGRLVAEAGLVCFHGPMVGADLPRLTALQRERFRSALFDEDGWWDGERLQTWRPGSGRGPLIGGCLSVLVTTLGTPYEVRTDGAVLFLEDVAEKPYRIDRMLTHLRNAGKLDHVAGIVLGSFHDCDDGQGEDILREIALEAVAGLDCPVVVGLDAGHGTGNTVLPMGCMVGIDASVKSAAVSLLESPFERP
- the groL gene encoding chaperonin GroEL (60 kDa chaperone family; promotes refolding of misfolded polypeptides especially under stressful conditions; forms two stacked rings of heptamers to form a barrel-shaped 14mer; ends can be capped by GroES; misfolded proteins enter the barrel where they are refolded when GroES binds) is translated as MPKIVNFSQESRDKLLRGVNILADAVTVTLGPRGRNVCLEKSWGAPTVTKDGVSVAKEIELEDKFENMGAQMVKEVASKTSDVAGDGTTTATVLARAIFSEGAKMVAAGHDPMSLKRGIDKAVEAVMQELKKLSKPTKSREEIAQVGTISANSDRTIGDIIAEAMDKVGKEGVITVEENKALETTLDVVEGMQFDRGYLSPYFVTDPERMTAQLDDALILINEKKISNMKEMLPVLEAIAKAGRPLLLIAEDIEGEALATLVVNKIRGTLSVVAVKAPGFGDRRKEMLKDIATLTGGKVISEELGLKLENVTLQDLGRAKRISVDKDNTTIVDGAGKKADIEGRINTIRKQIEETTSDYDREKLQERLAKLVGGVAVIKVGAATEVEMKEKKARVEDALHATRAAVEEGIVPGGGVALVRCQAALENLKGATDEENVGIRILSRSIEEPTRWIARNAGAEPSIVIDRIRNGKGAYGYNAATGQFEDLIKAGIVDPTKVVRTALQNASSVAGLMLTTEAAVAEKPKEDKGAGAGAGAHGMGGGMDMM
- the rpsP gene encoding 30S ribosomal protein S16 — its product is MSVKIRLSRHGSKKRPFYRVVVADERAPRDGRNLVQVGTYNPLVNPAEVRLDAEKIGSWLKKGAKPTPIVAKLMKQAGVPA
- a CDS encoding DUF507 family protein gives rise to the protein MERQLSEARVEALSIAIAKALAAAPGVQVLDHGGAVRRIAARLQASVGAEGESLDKAVRARIASLSRSVPEGSREWDVLYRQYSQQLSRRR
- a CDS encoding Mur ligase family protein; amino-acid sequence: MNDEKQIRHVHLIAICGVGMAPMAVMLRDAGMRVTGSDNAAYPPMGDMLRNAGIEVKLGFSAANLDPRPDLVIIGNAVPRTNPEAMAVEALGIEKTSFPAALKRFFLAGKRSLVIAGTHGKTTTTGMLAHCLNVAGLEPGYLVGGLVRDLGKLTSAGNGEFFVVEGDEYDTAYFDKGPKFLHYDPSAVILTSVEFDHADIYTDLEHVKSSFRRLAGILPSDAPLVGCVDYPHLLEAIAEAGTYRFVPYGLSAEGGWQPRNIQVTPAGTAFDACWKGRPQARLRLSLVGSMNALNATAVYALARELGVDASAMEKGLASYRGAARRQEIVGEAGGVTVVDDFAHHPTAVAMTMEAIRGRFPGRRLVAVFEPRSNTSRRAVFQQDFTEALAKADAVAISEVYRKDNDPLAEHEMLSTARIVEDLRTRGIHAWTAAGPDEILARLATELAPGDVAICMSNGAFGNLPRNLLKAFEPEQASAPAAAASA
- the groES gene encoding co-chaperone GroES, producing MNIRPLYDRILVRRVQEEEKTAGGIIIPDTAKEKPQEGKVVAVGDGRIDDDGKLRKLTVKKGDRILFGKYSGSEVTLNGVEHLIMREDDVLGVLE
- a CDS encoding serine hydrolase domain-containing protein, with the protein product MSALWCEVAAMLDAAVGDGVFPGACARVSDRRGTVFEHATGTLAIPGADAAVGIDTVWDLASLTKPLITAAITILLAQRGLLRFTDRIVDLVPQFARSDDPRRGNVTIRHLLRHDSGLPAHRRFYEGLAPDVSSASGAARRREEILAAVLQEPLERDPGSGSVYSDIGFLVLGCALERVTEKRIDVLAREMLLEPLGVGEAWYVDVAAAAAGRSPLPLQRTAATGHCAWRGRLVHGVVQDQNSYALGGITSHAGLFATVSAAERLAREWIDASYDHGRVLDARVVRYAWRRQFSDEPGTWVLGWDTPSAGASSAGTRISAQAVGHLGYTGTSVWIDRRRAVHVLLLTNRVASDTTGSGIRALRPRFHDAVLAAVDAERAGKKSRA
- the trmD gene encoding tRNA (guanosine(37)-N1)-methyltransferase TrmD; amino-acid sequence: MIAFDVITLFPEFIAAGAAVGVLGRAAERNIVAVRAHQLRDYTGGSPHPVDDSPYGGGPGMVMRPEPIYAAVEDIGAQFAPARRILLTPQGQPFNQAAARRLAADHHSILLFCGRYEGVDERVRVLFDEEISIGDYVLTGGELGALVIIDAVSRLVPGVLGSEQSPASESFSEADLLEYPQYTRPAEFRGMAVPAVLSSGNHAAIERWRREQALERTRKRRPDLARKG
- the rimM gene encoding ribosome maturation factor RimM (Essential for efficient processing of 16S rRNA); its protein translation is MRAETSPDTAAGERELVTIGTIARPHGLSGAVVAHIDPTMTDELRRGLRLELRHGQQSTQARVRSFAPARSGVRLVLDALGDRDAAEAAVGAALLVARSDLRGVGNQVYLDSDILGCHVFTRDGVPLGAVAEILTTGANDVYVVQGAGGEILVPAIARAVVAVDVAERRITVEADALEYPAAADQKASRREPQS